GTTAGGGAAGACCTTTGCAGAACGATTAGCAAAATTCTTACGGTATGATGAAGTTTACCGCAAGAGGTATTCCATTGCTGGGTGGGTGTAAAGCTTATAAATAATAAAATAAACTTAAAGCAAATTGAATTCTTTTAGGATTGCATAAACCTTTTTATCCACAGTAGCTAATTTTCTAAAAGCTGCCAACGCATCATCTATTTTCTTTTCATTGGTCATTACTTTCTCTTCTATTGGCTTTATAAAACTTTTACGATCCCAGAATGCAAAACCCAATGTTGCCGAGGTGATAGCAATAAATATAGCTGTTAATATCCATAAAAAAGTAATTATCTGTTCAAAACGTTTATCTATTTGTTCAAAACGTTTATCTATTTGTTCAAAACGTTTATCTATTTCATTTACCTTTACTTCTACCCGTATTATCCGATCCCTATCCTCTAATGTGAAGGGTACTTCCTTTGAATACGTTGCATTTATGCTGAACACTATTGCCAGCATAAAAAATATTACATAATATCTTTTCATTATTACCTTTCCTACAAAATAAATATATTTTTATTTGGCTACACTGTCAATATTATTTTTTATTTATAGTTCTAGTAATTACAAAGGGCCGCCTTTTACAAGCAGCCCTTACCACATTAATAAATCAATTACCGATAACTATCGCCTCCCTGTAATAAGGTCATACAAGCGTGACAGCGAACATACATAGCCAAATTCATTGTCGTACCAGAAGTTGAGATCAACCATAGTATAATAGTTATCGCCGCGCTTTGTAGTCCTGTGGTGTGTAAACTCTGCATCATAAATGGTAGAATATGGACTACCAATTATATCAGAACTAACAAGCTGTTTTTCAGAGTAATACATGATATCAGGATTTTTTTCGGAATACTGTTTAAATATATTATGGATATAATTGTTGTCATAATCACCAAGCAATGAAACATCCAGTATAACTATTGATCCAGTATTTACCGGCACCCTAATTGAAGACGCCTGTGAACCAATTCCAAGCGTCTGTATTTCAGGTATTACTTCTATTACTGCTTTGGCAGCGCCGGTGCTTGTTGGTATCATATTGTTCAATATGCTGCGACGTTTGCGGGTATCCTTATCGCCATCCTTTGGCAGCACATCAAGAGTTGATTGTGAATTAGTTACAGCATGAACAGTGGTCAGTGCATATGAAATAAATTTATCGCCAAAATGATCAACCAGGGCTTTAATAGGTGGTGCGCAGCAGTTTGTGGTACATGATGCGTTTGAGATAATTGCATGCTTATTGCCATCATATTTATCAAAGTTAACGCCACCTACTAATGTGATCGAATCTTCCGGAATCTGTTTGCCTTTGTCTTTTACTTTGAACGGTGCTGTAAGAATAACCTTTTTTGCATGATTGAGATGCCCACGAAGCGAGTTTTCATCATTTCTTGTGGGGTCAAGCATCTTGCCCGTTGTGTCAAAAACAACATCAACACCATACTTATTCCATGGAATATTGCCAGGCACACGAAATTCAGGTTCATTAAGCCATATTAATTTTACACCATTGAGGTACAGATGCCCATCCTTAATTGCAACTGCATTTTTGCCATTAAATCCACCTATGAATGCATTGAATGTTCCATAGGTTGAATCATATTCAAAATATGTTGCCAGATCATCTAGTGATGTACCGGCTTTTCTTCCTGTGGCAATCACAATTTCCTTATGCTGCTTTTTTGCAGCATACAGCCACACTAAAAGCTTTCCGATTCTTCCAATTCCCATTACACCAATAGGTGCATCTGGTGATACTGCCATAATATCCTCCCTCTACTTAAATCGTGTTAACATATCAAGCAGGATCTAATTCCGTCCCCAGTATCTTTATATATATCATAAATTATTCTGTGTAGATATTTCATAATACCCTTTCTGCAAAATCTGCAGAGGGTATTTGCCAACATTTAGCTGTTATTTGCCTATTAAAAAACCATATATTAATTTTTCAAGCTTTTTATATATACCACTAACCTTACCGGTGAACTTTCCGTGTAGGATGGAATCCCAGGTATACATGACCGGTATTGCCATCTATTGTTATAAAATCACCCTCACGAATTATTATTTTACCACCCTGTTCACGATTTATCACTGCAATATTTTCATCTTCCATTATTTTCATAATGGAAAAATCACTGACTCCTGATTTTTCAAGCCTTCGCATTTGCAGCACCGCATGTGACGTCATACCCCCAACTGATGTTAAAATCCCGTCTGATTTCTGCAAGCCTATCACATCCTCAGGATTGGTTTCCGGTCGTATTAAAATTATCTTATCCTTGGGATAGCGCATGCGCATCATCTCAATGTGGTTTATATCAAACACTGCTCTTCCCGACACTGCTCCGCCCGAAGCAGCCAGCCCCTGCCCCAATAGGTACGGGGATAACTCTTGAGGTGATTCAACCAGCTCCTCTATATCAAACTTGTGTTTTGCCATACCGCGAATTTGCAAAATGTATAGCGTTTCATTTTCAAATGTAAACTCAACCTCGATATCATTATCCCAGCGTTTTCTAAGGCGCGTAACTGCATCCCGCAGTGTTGTAAAATGATTTGGGTATGCTTTTTCCATTGATGGATACAGTGCAAACCGTGCAAATTTTAATTTTTGCTGCTCACTAATGGGGAATACTTTAGCCACACCACTGACAATATCATGACCCTGTGCCCTTGTCTTATATTCACCCGCTATCTGTACATCTTCATATTCAACATACTGGCTATGGACAACACCGGTGATTGATGTTGGCGAAAGATTCCCAAATACCATACGCTGCACAATAACAGCCGTTCCCCAGTCATCGGATAAATTAATAAAGCGGCGATAGTTCTGTGCAATAGCCGAATCCCATGATTGATACACCGCCATGATAGCATAAAATAATTGTTCATAGGGATCTTTGGGCACTGAATAGCCCGCTTTGTTAATAGCATAGCGATATTTTCTTGTAAGAAACGACATCTGTTTGCCATTGAGCTTTTCTTTGAGGTCAACACCAGCCTCTTCCTTTGCCTGTGCCATGAGGTTTTCAAAGATATGACGGTCCATCCCATAAGCTGAAATTGCAAAATCATGAATCACACGCCGGTAACAATCCCAGGCAAACCACTCATCAAACTTCGCAAAATATTGCACAATATCATCGGTCATGCCTACATTGGTAATGGTATCCATAACACCCGGCATGGAGAACACCGCTCCACTGCGTACAGAAAGCAATACGGGATTGTCTGGATTTGCAAAACGGTAACCTGTAAATTCATCAATATATTTTTTCAACATATAGATGAGTTTTCGCTTAAACCGGGGATTGTTAATATTGCCATCCTTAATGCGCTTATATAACTCAGATGAAATTACAAGCCCTTCAGGAACATTAATTCCATCAATATTTG
This genomic window from Spirochaetota bacterium contains:
- a CDS encoding glyceraldehyde-3-phosphate dehydrogenase, which encodes MAVSPDAPIGVMGIGRIGKLLVWLYAAKKQHKEIVIATGRKAGTSLDDLATYFEYDSTYGTFNAFIGGFNGKNAVAIKDGHLYLNGVKLIWLNEPEFRVPGNIPWNKYGVDVVFDTTGKMLDPTRNDENSLRGHLNHAKKVILTAPFKVKDKGKQIPEDSITLVGGVNFDKYDGNKHAIISNASCTTNCCAPPIKALVDHFGDKFISYALTTVHAVTNSQSTLDVLPKDGDKDTRKRRSILNNMIPTSTGAAKAVIEVIPEIQTLGIGSQASSIRVPVNTGSIVILDVSLLGDYDNNYIHNIFKQYSEKNPDIMYYSEKQLVSSDIIGSPYSTIYDAEFTHHRTTKRGDNYYTMVDLNFWYDNEFGYVCSLSRLYDLITGRR